One genomic segment of Ricinus communis isolate WT05 ecotype wild-type chromosome 5, ASM1957865v1, whole genome shotgun sequence includes these proteins:
- the LOC8275995 gene encoding LOW QUALITY PROTEIN: thaumatin-like protein (The sequence of the model RefSeq protein was modified relative to this genomic sequence to represent the inferred CDS: deleted 2 bases in 1 codon): MKLLQIIAAFFLSFILHSLLSGPALAHQITFYVHNKCPFPIWPATASNTGHPIIAGGGFYLPSGQTQRIDAPWDWNGRIWARTGCNFNSNWQSACETGDCDGRLACNGLIGTPPATLVQVSLQADKTKPNFYDVSLVDGYNLPVLVTNNKQLSPKCTIGGCSKSLIRSCPHELQVVNNNGEVVACKSACLAFNLDTFCCRNDHGSPDKCKPNVYSNIFKDACPNYYSYAFDSPPPLVNCASKEYVITFCPSSWGVDDEHESL, from the exons ATGAAGTTGCTGCAGATTATTGCTGCTTTCTTTCTCTCCTTCATTTTACATTCTTTGTTATCCG GGCCTGCATTAGCACATCAAATAACATTTTATGTGCACAACAAATGCCCCTTTCCCATATGGCCAGCAACAGCCTCCAACACAGGCCATCCCATTATTGCCGGTGGAGGATTCTACCTGCCATCAGGCCAAACTCAACGCATAGATGCACCATGGGATTGGAATGGTCGAATCTGGGCTCGAACCGGCTGTAATTTCAATTCTAATTGGCAATCTGCATGTGAAACAGGCGATTGTGATGGACGACTAGCATGTAATGGGCTAATAGGCACACCCCCAGCCACATTAGTTCAAGTGTCTCTCCAAGCAGACAAAACCAAGCCAAATTTCTACGATGTAAGCTTAGTTGATGGATACAATCTTCCAGTTTTAGTCACGAAT AATAAGCAACTATCCCCGAAATGCACTATCGGTGGATGCTCGAAAAGCTTGATAAGATCATGCCCTCATGAGCTACAAGTCGTTAACAATAATGGGGAAGTTGTGGCCTGCAAAAGTGCTTGCTTGGCTTTCAATCTCGACACATTCTGTTGCAGGAATGACCATGGAAGCCCTGATAAATGTAAACCAAATGTTTACTCAAACATATTCAAGGATGCTTGTCCTAATTACTATAGCTATGCTTTTGATTCCCCACCTCCTTTGGTTAATTGTGCATCTAAGGAGTATGTTATCACCTTTTGTCCTTCATCATGGGGTGTTGATGATGAGCATGAGTCTCTATAG